One Peribacillus simplex NBRC 15720 = DSM 1321 genomic region harbors:
- the gcvT gene encoding glycine cleavage system aminomethyltransferase GcvT: MKPINLKKSEGGYFLTNLKRTPLFEVYREYGGKTIDFGGWELPVQFSGIKDEHEAVRTKAGLFDVSHMGEVDVKGPGSLSFLQKMLTNDISKLQQGGAQYTAMCYENGGTVDDLIVYKRAEDDYLLVVNAANTEKDFNWLQANLTEDVQITNVSSDYTQLALQGPSAEKILQKLSENTALSEIGFFKFKENVMISGISTIVSRTGYTGEDGFEIYSDSKNGPALWKAIMDAGKEEGVQPIGLGARDTLRFEAKLPLYGQELSADITPIEAGIGFAVKVDKEVDFFGKAVLAEQKEKGAPRKLVGIEMIDRGIPRHGYKVYSGDKVIGEVTTGTQSPTLKKNVGLVLIDKEFSVLDAEVEVEIRSKRLKAVIIQTPFYKKPRK, encoded by the coding sequence ATGAAGCCAATTAATTTAAAAAAATCTGAAGGGGGTTATTTTTTGACCAATTTAAAAAGAACACCACTATTTGAGGTTTATCGTGAATACGGAGGTAAAACGATTGATTTTGGCGGCTGGGAACTTCCTGTCCAATTTTCGGGTATAAAGGACGAACATGAAGCCGTACGTACAAAAGCGGGGTTATTCGATGTTTCCCATATGGGGGAAGTCGATGTTAAGGGTCCTGGGAGCCTTTCCTTTTTACAGAAGATGCTGACTAATGATATTTCAAAGCTGCAACAGGGCGGTGCCCAATATACAGCCATGTGTTATGAAAACGGAGGCACGGTTGATGATCTTATTGTGTATAAAAGGGCTGAGGACGACTACCTTCTCGTGGTCAATGCAGCGAATACAGAAAAAGATTTCAATTGGCTGCAAGCTAATTTAACGGAAGATGTCCAAATTACGAATGTATCGAGTGACTATACACAGCTGGCACTTCAAGGACCATCTGCAGAGAAGATATTACAAAAACTATCGGAAAATACTGCGCTAAGTGAAATTGGATTTTTCAAGTTCAAGGAAAATGTCATGATAAGCGGTATATCCACGATTGTATCCCGTACTGGATACACTGGTGAAGATGGTTTTGAGATATATAGCGACAGTAAAAATGGTCCTGCCCTTTGGAAGGCGATTATGGATGCCGGAAAGGAAGAGGGGGTTCAGCCGATTGGTTTAGGTGCTCGTGATACCTTGCGTTTTGAAGCGAAACTGCCGCTGTATGGGCAGGAGCTTTCAGCGGACATCACCCCGATAGAAGCCGGGATTGGTTTTGCGGTAAAAGTGGATAAGGAAGTTGATTTTTTCGGGAAAGCCGTTCTTGCTGAGCAAAAGGAGAAAGGGGCTCCCCGCAAGCTTGTGGGAATTGAAATGATTGACCGTGGCATTCCACGTCATGGGTATAAGGTCTACAGCGGTGACAAAGTCATTGGCGAGGTCACGACCGGTACCCAATCACCAACGTTGAAGAAAAACGTGGGATTGGTACTTATCGATAAGGAATTTTCGGTGCTGGATGCGGAAGTCGAAGTGGAAATCCGTTCCAAACGTTTGAAAGCCGTTATAATACAAACACCTTTTTATAAAAAACCACGTAAATAG
- the gcvPB gene encoding aminomethyl-transferring glycine dehydrogenase subunit GcvPB, whose protein sequence is MNNQDQSLIFEISTSGRIGYSLPEMDVVTIPLEEILPADYIREEEAELPEVSELDIMRHYTALSKRNHGVDSGFYPLGSCTMKYNPKINENVARFNGFAHIHPYQDPATVQGALGLLFDLQEHLTEITGMDQVTLQPAAGAHGEWTGLMMIRAFHEANGDTERTKVIVPDSAHGTNPASATVAGLETITVKSDENGLVDLEDLKRVVGPDTAALMLTNPNTLGLFEENILEMAQLVHDAGGKLYYDGANLNAVLSKARPGDMGFDVVHLNLHKTFTGPHGGGGPGSGPVGVKSDLIPYLPKPLVVKQGEQFVLDYDRPQSIGRVKPYYGNFGINVRAYTYIRSMGPDGLKAVTENAVINANYMMRRLEPYFDLPYNRHCKHEFVLSGRRQKKLGVRTLDIAKRLLDFGYHPPTIYFPLNVEEGMMIEPTETESKETLDAFIDAMIQIAKEAEETPEIVQEAPHTTVIKRLDETLAARKPVLRYQA, encoded by the coding sequence ATGAATAATCAAGATCAATCACTCATTTTTGAAATCAGTACTTCCGGTCGAATCGGATACAGTCTGCCAGAAATGGATGTTGTAACTATTCCGCTCGAAGAAATTCTTCCTGCCGACTACATCCGTGAAGAAGAGGCAGAGCTTCCTGAGGTGTCCGAACTGGATATCATGCGTCACTATACAGCACTTTCCAAACGGAATCATGGGGTGGATTCGGGTTTTTATCCGCTGGGTTCATGCACGATGAAATATAATCCGAAAATAAATGAAAATGTGGCACGCTTCAACGGTTTTGCCCATATCCATCCATATCAAGATCCGGCTACTGTTCAGGGAGCATTGGGACTATTATTTGATTTGCAGGAACACTTAACGGAAATCACCGGGATGGACCAAGTGACATTACAGCCTGCAGCAGGTGCTCACGGTGAATGGACAGGATTGATGATGATTCGCGCTTTTCACGAAGCGAATGGCGATACAGAACGGACGAAAGTGATTGTACCTGATTCTGCACATGGTACGAATCCTGCCTCTGCCACTGTTGCCGGACTTGAAACGATTACAGTGAAATCCGATGAAAATGGGTTAGTAGACCTTGAAGATTTAAAGCGAGTTGTCGGACCTGATACGGCGGCCTTGATGCTGACGAACCCCAATACATTGGGATTATTTGAAGAAAACATTTTGGAAATGGCACAACTTGTCCATGACGCAGGCGGGAAGCTTTATTATGATGGAGCCAATTTGAATGCAGTCCTATCAAAAGCACGTCCGGGTGACATGGGCTTTGATGTGGTTCACTTAAATCTCCATAAAACATTCACAGGCCCGCATGGCGGCGGCGGTCCGGGTTCTGGTCCTGTAGGGGTGAAATCGGACTTGATTCCTTACTTGCCTAAACCGCTTGTGGTCAAACAAGGTGAGCAATTCGTTCTTGATTATGATCGTCCGCAATCCATTGGCAGGGTAAAACCTTATTATGGTAATTTCGGGATAAACGTGAGAGCATATACGTACATTCGTTCAATGGGTCCTGATGGCCTTAAAGCCGTCACCGAGAATGCGGTCATCAATGCCAATTATATGATGCGTAGGTTGGAACCTTATTTTGACTTACCATATAATCGTCATTGTAAGCACGAATTCGTATTAAGCGGCCGTCGGCAAAAGAAATTGGGGGTAAGGACTCTCGATATAGCCAAAAGATTGCTGGATTTCGGGTATCATCCTCCAACCATTTACTTCCCGTTGAACGTGGAAGAAGGAATGATGATAGAACCGACTGAAACCGAGTCAAAAGAAACTCTGGATGCGTTCATCGATGCGATGATCCAGATTGCCAAGGAAGCGGAAGAAACCCCGGAAATCGTTCAGGAAGCTCCGCATACAACTGTTATAAAGCGGCTTGATGAAACTCTTGCTGCAAGAAAACCTGTTCTGCGTTATCAAGCCTAG
- a CDS encoding lipoate--protein ligase family protein: MTKEKWGFIDSGYCSPAFNMALDEALLNWQSKGEIPPIIRFYGWDPATLSIGYFQKAESEIDMEEVKRQGLGFVRRPTGGRAVLHEHELTYSVIVSESYPGMPTTVTEAYRVISEGILMGFRNLGLDAYFAVPRTEQEKAALKAPKSSVCFDAPSWYELVVEGRKVAGSAQTRQKGVILQHGAILLELDDEKLFSVFKFSNDRVKERMQKSLKNKAVAINDVAGRKVTIPEAKEAFEKGFAEGLSIDLEPYVLTEKQLLEVKDIAESKYESDEWNFMR, translated from the coding sequence ATGACTAAAGAAAAATGGGGTTTTATAGATTCGGGGTATTGTTCACCGGCTTTTAATATGGCGCTGGACGAAGCACTGTTAAACTGGCAAAGCAAAGGGGAAATTCCGCCAATCATACGCTTTTACGGCTGGGATCCAGCGACATTGTCGATTGGTTATTTTCAAAAGGCAGAATCGGAAATTGATATGGAAGAGGTCAAAAGGCAGGGCCTTGGTTTTGTTCGCAGACCAACAGGAGGACGAGCGGTACTGCACGAGCATGAATTGACTTATAGCGTAATCGTTTCAGAATCCTATCCGGGAATGCCAACTACCGTTACTGAAGCATATCGTGTCATTTCTGAAGGGATATTAATGGGGTTCAGGAATCTTGGATTGGATGCTTATTTTGCCGTGCCTCGAACCGAGCAGGAAAAAGCGGCTTTAAAAGCGCCCAAGTCTTCCGTCTGCTTTGATGCTCCAAGCTGGTATGAACTGGTCGTTGAGGGCAGGAAGGTTGCTGGCAGCGCTCAAACCAGGCAAAAAGGCGTCATCCTTCAACACGGGGCCATTTTGCTTGAACTTGATGATGAAAAGCTCTTTAGCGTATTTAAATTCTCAAATGACAGGGTTAAAGAGAGAATGCAAAAAAGCTTAAAAAATAAAGCTGTGGCCATAAATGACGTTGCCGGAAGAAAGGTTACCATCCCTGAAGCGAAAGAAGCTTTTGAAAAAGGTTTTGCCGAAGGACTTTCGATCGATTTAGAGCCATACGTCCTCACCGAAAAGCAATTGCTGGAAGTTAAGGACATTGCAGAAAGCAAATATGAAAGCGATGAATGGAATTTTATGAGATAG
- a CDS encoding YqzE family protein, with product MSTNAYIKYLTQQLVEYFNLTKKERKEKRRHRKEDKNHGMSHWFGIVPFALSMFVRKNIKK from the coding sequence ATGTCTACAAACGCTTATATTAAATATCTGACGCAGCAGCTTGTCGAGTATTTTAATCTGACGAAAAAAGAACGAAAAGAAAAGCGCCGTCATAGAAAAGAGGATAAAAATCATGGAATGTCCCATTGGTTTGGCATTGTCCCTTTTGCTTTGTCGATGTTCGTAAGGAAAAATATCAAAAAGTAA
- the gcvPA gene encoding aminomethyl-transferring glycine dehydrogenase subunit GcvPA has translation MKHRYLPMTELDKQEMLEAIGVTTAEELFNDIPESIRFQGEYDIKPAKSEPALMKELSRLAAKNADLKNYASFLGAGVYDHYAPVIVDHVLSRSEFYTAYTPYQPEISQGELQAIFEYQTMICELTGMDVANSSMYDGGTALAEAAMLASGQTRRKKILISGAVHPESREVVKTYAKGQRVEVIEIPFKDGVTDLAALRELANDDIAGVIVQYPNFFGRIEPLKEMEEIIHGVKSMFIVSSNPLALGALTSPGALGADIVTGDAQPFGIPAAFGGPHCGYFAVTNKLVRKVPGRLVGQTVDENGKRGFVLTLQAREQHIRRDKATSNICSNQALNALAASVAMTALGKKGVKEMAVQNIQKAHYAKKAIMAKGVEVIFDGPSFNEFVIKLPASFSEINKNLFEKGMIGGFDLGTVYPELKDHMLVAVTELRTKEEIDALAQELGDQHE, from the coding sequence ATGAAACATCGTTATTTACCCATGACAGAGCTAGATAAACAAGAAATGCTGGAAGCGATAGGGGTAACTACTGCAGAAGAACTTTTCAACGATATCCCTGAAAGCATTCGTTTTCAAGGAGAATACGATATCAAGCCTGCTAAATCGGAACCTGCATTAATGAAAGAATTATCAAGGCTTGCTGCCAAGAATGCGGATCTTAAAAACTATGCTTCCTTCCTTGGTGCGGGTGTCTATGACCATTATGCACCGGTCATCGTCGATCATGTTCTATCGCGTTCTGAGTTTTATACGGCTTATACACCCTATCAGCCTGAAATTTCACAGGGCGAGCTTCAGGCAATTTTTGAATATCAAACAATGATTTGTGAATTGACTGGCATGGATGTTGCTAACTCCTCCATGTATGACGGCGGGACGGCGCTAGCTGAAGCAGCCATGCTTGCTTCAGGCCAGACACGACGCAAGAAGATTCTCATTTCAGGAGCGGTTCATCCTGAATCAAGAGAAGTTGTGAAGACATATGCGAAAGGGCAACGTGTGGAAGTAATCGAAATTCCATTTAAAGACGGTGTGACGGACTTAGCTGCTTTAAGGGAATTGGCGAATGATGACATTGCAGGGGTGATCGTGCAATATCCGAACTTTTTTGGCCGTATCGAGCCATTGAAAGAAATGGAAGAAATCATTCATGGCGTCAAGTCCATGTTTATCGTTTCAAGTAATCCGCTGGCATTGGGAGCTTTGACATCGCCTGGTGCACTCGGTGCAGATATCGTAACGGGGGATGCTCAGCCATTCGGCATTCCGGCGGCATTTGGTGGACCCCATTGTGGATATTTTGCCGTTACTAATAAACTTGTTCGGAAAGTCCCGGGCCGACTCGTCGGTCAAACTGTGGATGAAAATGGAAAAAGGGGATTTGTGCTGACGCTTCAAGCTCGTGAACAGCACATTCGCCGTGACAAAGCCACATCCAACATTTGTTCCAATCAAGCTTTGAATGCCTTGGCAGCTTCTGTTGCAATGACCGCGCTTGGGAAAAAGGGTGTCAAAGAAATGGCCGTGCAAAATATTCAAAAAGCGCATTATGCGAAAAAAGCAATTATGGCAAAAGGGGTGGAAGTCATATTCGACGGTCCTTCGTTTAATGAATTTGTCATTAAACTGCCTGCTTCGTTTTCAGAAATCAATAAAAACCTTTTTGAAAAAGGGATGATCGGCGGCTTCGATTTAGGGACTGTTTATCCTGAGTTGAAAGACCATATGCTGGTTGCGGTAACTGAACTTAGAACAAAAGAAGAAATTGATGCACTTGCGCAGGAATTGGGGGATCAACATGAATAA
- a CDS encoding rhodanese-like domain-containing protein, which yields MEILYTLLIILGVVIAYSLFNWYRQRKIVKTLTQDEFIANYRKVQLIDVREPNDFDNGHILGARNIPMTQMKTRLVEIRPDKPVYLYAQSEIISGRAAAMLYKKGYKELFHLKGGFKMWTGKIKAKK from the coding sequence TTGGAAATATTATATACACTGCTCATCATCTTAGGAGTGGTTATTGCGTATTCACTTTTTAATTGGTACCGCCAGCGTAAAATCGTTAAAACATTAACACAGGACGAATTTATCGCTAACTACAGAAAAGTGCAGCTAATCGATGTGCGGGAACCGAATGATTTCGATAATGGTCATATCTTAGGCGCAAGAAACATCCCTATGACTCAAATGAAAACCCGCTTGGTCGAAATTAGGCCGGACAAGCCTGTATATTTGTACGCTCAAAGCGAAATCATCAGCGGCAGAGCTGCAGCCATGTTATACAAAAAGGGCTACAAGGAACTTTTTCACCTAAAGGGCGGTTTCAAAATGTGGACCGGGAAAATCAAAGCAAAGAAATAA
- the comGF gene encoding competence type IV pilus minor pilin ComGF — protein sequence MKMNRVIWNPFVMLRKNDGFTMIEMLFSLMILMTTSLFVLQLFSIINTQMGSVDKLHPKEWEVFTMQMKQEVRSSKVQDVMGNKLYLLSGEQLSSFEQYEDKVRRRVNGMGHEVILQNISEFRVEKDGSVIVINITDKAGTTFSRRFHPFFRNVAKVDE from the coding sequence ATGAAGATGAATCGGGTAATCTGGAATCCATTTGTGATGCTGCGAAAAAATGATGGCTTTACGATGATCGAAATGCTTTTTTCTTTAATGATTTTAATGACGACGTCCCTTTTTGTTCTACAGCTTTTTTCAATCATTAACACCCAGATGGGGTCCGTTGATAAATTGCATCCTAAAGAGTGGGAGGTCTTTACCATGCAAATGAAGCAGGAGGTCCGGAGTTCCAAAGTTCAGGATGTAATGGGAAATAAATTATATTTGCTTTCAGGTGAACAATTATCATCATTTGAACAATATGAAGATAAGGTCCGAAGACGAGTGAATGGTATGGGGCATGAGGTCATCTTACAGAACATTTCGGAATTCCGGGTTGAGAAGGATGGCAGTGTCATTGTTATAAATATTACGGATAAAGCAGGGACTACTTTCAGTCGAAGATTTCATCCTTTCTTTAGGAATGTTGCGAAAGTCGATGAATAA
- a CDS encoding YqhG family protein: protein MQQREIHDFLLTYFKANDCEILDNTPTHLTVQLTIEMDKELMNRPFYWHYLEKTGGVPNPAQMTFITDSEQAPSDLKGEMIHFGSPRLHQIVQSTKKLAGYTRLFEDTPPSKGGNNPLFPWLTLNVKISYQCDRKKDTFMSIGLNLISGEIMEGFHRRVLPIKVTPKIPDYSFTLSPLIMPKSGLARLDTYIRTSFEDDDHTWAEEAMLRWQNDLNLLEHFYKDMDEKSESYFTEKEALKAQYEPNIRISIINGGLFYLSDRALG, encoded by the coding sequence ATGCAGCAACGGGAAATTCATGATTTTTTATTAACTTACTTTAAAGCCAATGATTGTGAAATACTGGATAATACACCAACCCACCTTACAGTCCAATTGACAATCGAAATGGATAAAGAATTAATGAACAGACCCTTTTATTGGCACTATCTCGAAAAAACAGGTGGCGTTCCGAACCCAGCCCAGATGACGTTCATTACCGATTCCGAACAAGCTCCATCCGACTTAAAGGGAGAAATGATTCATTTTGGCTCCCCCCGCCTTCATCAGATTGTACAATCAACCAAAAAGCTTGCAGGGTATACTAGACTTTTTGAGGATACTCCTCCATCAAAAGGCGGAAATAATCCTTTGTTTCCTTGGCTGACCCTGAATGTGAAAATATCCTATCAATGCGACCGTAAAAAAGATACTTTCATGTCGATAGGATTGAATTTAATCTCGGGTGAAATCATGGAAGGGTTTCACCGTCGGGTTTTACCGATTAAGGTCACTCCAAAAATACCGGATTACTCCTTTACGCTTTCACCGCTCATCATGCCCAAGAGTGGATTGGCAAGACTGGATACATATATAAGAACCAGTTTCGAGGATGATGATCATACCTGGGCGGAGGAAGCAATGCTGCGCTGGCAGAATGACTTAAATTTATTGGAACATTTTTACAAGGATATGGACGAAAAAAGTGAGAGCTATTTTACCGAAAAAGAAGCCTTAAAAGCTCAATATGAACCCAACATCCGAATATCCATAATCAATGGAGGATTATTTTACCTTTCAGATAGGGCGTTGGGATAA
- the comGG gene encoding competence type IV pilus minor pilin ComGG, with translation MNNQKGVVFPMVMIVASVFIMFTILMIDQFIIDKKFYKEVEESLVADHLVHLAIKDVTAEWGEEIPKIIEGEISYPNGVVRYSLMKQEGPYVYIEFSSTTKNDREGRVIIQYDKEAGNVKEWLEKQAV, from the coding sequence ATGAATAATCAAAAAGGAGTCGTTTTCCCGATGGTCATGATTGTAGCGAGTGTTTTCATCATGTTCACGATACTAATGATCGATCAGTTTATCATTGATAAAAAGTTTTATAAAGAAGTGGAAGAATCGCTTGTGGCCGACCATCTTGTCCATCTAGCCATCAAGGATGTGACGGCAGAGTGGGGCGAAGAGATCCCAAAAATCATCGAGGGGGAAATTTCATATCCCAATGGTGTGGTGCGGTATTCCTTAATGAAGCAAGAGGGTCCTTATGTCTATATCGAGTTTTCTTCCACGACTAAAAATGACCGTGAGGGCAGGGTTATCATTCAATACGATAAAGAAGCGGGGAACGTGAAAGAATGGTTGGAAAAGCAGGCTGTGTAA
- a CDS encoding DEAD/DEAH box helicase, which translates to MKINISFNSEWNDEFLQKMENDGPWGNWELYKLAVQMEENLIIPDFEGLQAPKHLPQLTPLPHQLEAAKQVVEKMNGKAILADEVGLGKTIEAGLILKEYMIRGLVKKVLILVPASLVTQWAFELNTKFHIPAVVQRKSYVWESCDVVISSIDTAKRAPHRDIIFNQEYDFIIIDEAHKLKNNKTKNYEFVQNLKKKFCLLLTATPIQNKVEEIFHLVSLLKPGHLGNASLFSEKYKGKGRNIIEDEHLKELVNTVMIRNRRADTGIEWTKRHVETITIEFSPTEQALYDAVSKFKPISDGSKGSAFSALTLQREACSSREAVFYTLKNMRDKYDQPSPDFLAKLDDLFSKVNETVQNSKAEKALELIKKIDDKVIIFTEYRATQLYLQWYLQQNGISSVPFRGGFKRGKKDWMRELFQKNIQVLIATEAGGEGINLQFCHHLINFDLPWNPMRLEQRIGRIHRLGQEEDVMIYNFATKNTVEEHILKLLYEKINLFEKVIGELDDILTKLDINNIEEYLIDVVGESKTEGEMKIKMDNFSSLIQFAQSMKEGEVHAATGNS; encoded by the coding sequence ATGAAAATCAATATATCCTTCAATTCTGAATGGAATGACGAGTTTCTGCAAAAGATGGAAAATGACGGTCCATGGGGAAATTGGGAGCTTTATAAATTGGCGGTTCAAATGGAGGAAAATCTTATCATCCCTGATTTTGAAGGTTTACAGGCGCCTAAGCACCTTCCGCAGTTAACCCCGCTTCCCCATCAATTGGAAGCAGCCAAGCAAGTGGTGGAAAAGATGAATGGAAAGGCCATTTTAGCTGATGAGGTAGGTCTCGGAAAAACAATTGAAGCAGGCTTGATCCTAAAAGAGTATATGATTAGAGGCCTTGTAAAAAAAGTATTGATCCTTGTTCCGGCTTCCCTTGTCACACAATGGGCTTTTGAATTGAATACCAAGTTTCATATTCCTGCAGTCGTTCAGAGAAAAAGTTATGTTTGGGAATCCTGTGATGTGGTCATTTCATCCATTGATACAGCGAAACGCGCCCCACATCGAGATATCATTTTCAATCAGGAATATGATTTCATCATTATTGATGAAGCTCATAAACTTAAAAATAATAAGACGAAGAATTATGAATTCGTCCAAAATCTGAAAAAGAAATTTTGTTTACTCCTGACAGCGACTCCGATTCAAAATAAAGTCGAGGAAATCTTTCACCTCGTTTCATTATTGAAACCAGGTCACTTGGGAAATGCCTCACTCTTTTCGGAAAAGTATAAAGGGAAAGGCCGGAACATAATTGAAGATGAACACCTAAAGGAACTGGTCAACACTGTCATGATTCGAAACCGGCGGGCCGATACTGGTATTGAATGGACAAAACGACATGTGGAAACCATCACCATTGAATTTTCTCCAACGGAACAAGCATTGTACGATGCTGTTTCAAAATTCAAGCCTATTTCGGACGGATCAAAAGGAAGCGCCTTTTCGGCTCTCACTCTCCAAAGGGAAGCATGCAGCAGCAGAGAGGCGGTCTTTTATACATTAAAGAATATGAGAGATAAATATGATCAGCCTTCCCCTGACTTTTTGGCAAAGCTTGATGATTTATTTTCTAAAGTGAATGAAACGGTTCAGAACTCCAAGGCTGAAAAAGCTTTGGAACTGATCAAGAAGATTGATGACAAAGTAATTATCTTTACCGAATACCGGGCGACTCAGCTATATCTTCAATGGTATCTACAGCAGAATGGAATTTCTTCAGTTCCTTTCCGAGGCGGTTTTAAGCGCGGAAAGAAAGACTGGATGCGAGAATTATTCCAAAAGAATATACAGGTTTTAATTGCAACCGAAGCTGGCGGGGAAGGGATAAACCTTCAGTTTTGCCATCATTTGATAAATTTTGACCTGCCATGGAACCCCATGAGGCTCGAACAGAGAATTGGCCGGATTCACCGCCTTGGTCAGGAAGAAGATGTGATGATTTATAACTTTGCCACGAAAAATACAGTAGAAGAACACATTCTGAAGTTGCTATACGAAAAAATTAATTTATTTGAAAAAGTAATTGGTGAATTGGATGATATTTTAACCAAACTGGATATTAACAACATTGAAGAATATTTAATTGATGTGGTCGGCGAGTCCAAAACAGAGGGCGAAATGAAAATCAAGATGGATAATTTTTCATCGTTAATCCAATTCGCACAATCAATGAAGGAAGGTGAGGTACATGCAGCAACGGGAAATTCATGA